A single Stutzerimonas stutzeri DNA region contains:
- the xdhA gene encoding xanthine dehydrogenase small subunit has product MIQFLLNRELHREQTLDPNTTVLEYLREYRGKSGTKEGCASGDCGACTVVVGELDGDRLRYRTLNACLTFVSALHGKQLITVEDLKHQGRLHSVQQAMVDCHGSQCGFCTPGFVMSLFALQKSADGYDKADTHEALAGNLCRCTGYRPILDAAEQACCARQPDQFDAREAETIAQLKAIAPLETAELNSGDKRCLSPLTAADLADIYSANPDARLLAGGTDLALEVTQFHRELPVMIYVGHIAEMKQVEVTDTHIEIGAATPLTDCYPVLAQEYPDFGELLHRFASLQIRNQGTLGGNIGNASPIGDSPPLLIALGAQVVLRKGRNRRTLLLQDYFIDYKVTAREPGEFIEKIIVPRAQPNRVFRAYKVSKRLDDDISAVCAAFDLKLEGGLIDDARIAFGGMAAIPRRALACERALIGAPLSTDTIEKACQALEKDFTPLTDFRASREYRLLVAQNLLRKYFLEQQAPAYETRVTSYA; this is encoded by the coding sequence TTGATCCAGTTCCTACTCAATCGAGAACTGCACCGTGAGCAGACACTCGATCCGAATACCACCGTGCTGGAATACCTGCGTGAATACCGGGGTAAATCCGGTACCAAGGAAGGCTGCGCCTCCGGTGACTGCGGCGCCTGTACCGTCGTGGTCGGCGAGCTGGACGGTGACCGGCTGCGCTATCGCACGCTCAATGCCTGCCTCACGTTCGTGTCCGCGCTGCACGGCAAGCAGTTGATCACTGTCGAGGACCTCAAGCATCAGGGCCGGTTGCACAGCGTTCAGCAGGCGATGGTCGATTGCCACGGCTCGCAGTGCGGGTTCTGCACGCCGGGCTTCGTCATGAGCCTGTTCGCCCTGCAGAAGTCGGCGGACGGTTACGACAAGGCCGACACCCATGAGGCGCTGGCGGGAAACCTCTGCCGCTGCACTGGCTATCGCCCGATCCTGGATGCCGCCGAACAGGCCTGCTGCGCCAGGCAGCCGGACCAGTTCGACGCGCGTGAAGCCGAAACCATCGCGCAACTGAAGGCCATCGCACCACTTGAAACCGCCGAACTGAACAGCGGAGACAAACGCTGCCTGTCGCCGTTGACCGCCGCCGACCTGGCCGACATCTACAGCGCCAATCCCGACGCCCGTCTGCTGGCCGGCGGCACCGACCTGGCACTTGAAGTCACTCAGTTCCACCGCGAACTGCCCGTGATGATCTACGTCGGACACATTGCCGAGATGAAGCAGGTCGAGGTCACCGACACCCACATCGAGATCGGCGCGGCCACGCCGCTGACCGACTGCTACCCGGTGCTGGCGCAGGAGTACCCGGATTTCGGTGAGCTGCTGCACCGCTTCGCCTCCCTGCAGATCCGCAACCAAGGCACGCTGGGCGGCAACATTGGCAACGCCTCGCCCATCGGCGACTCGCCACCGCTGCTGATCGCGCTGGGTGCGCAAGTGGTCCTGCGCAAGGGCCGCAACCGCCGCACGCTGCTGTTGCAGGACTACTTCATCGATTACAAGGTCACCGCCCGCGAACCGGGCGAGTTCATCGAGAAGATCATCGTTCCGCGCGCGCAGCCAAACCGGGTGTTCCGTGCGTACAAGGTATCCAAGCGCCTGGATGACGACATTTCAGCCGTCTGCGCGGCCTTCGATCTGAAGCTCGAAGGTGGCCTGATCGATGATGCCCGCATCGCCTTCGGCGGCATGGCCGCCATTCCCAGACGCGCGCTGGCCTGCGAACGTGCGCTGATCGGCGCGCCGCTGAGCACCGACACCATCGAAAAGGCCTGCCAAGCTCTGGAAAAAGACTTCACGCCGCTGACCGATTTTCGTGCCAGCCGTGAGTACCGCCTGCTGGTCGCTCAGAACCTGCTGCGCAAATACTTCCTCGAACAACAAGCGCCAGCGTATGAAACGAGGGTCACGTCCTATGCATAA
- the uraH gene encoding hydroxyisourate hydrolase encodes MGRLTTHVLDAAHGCPGSDIRIELYRVDGDRLELITTRQTNSDGRCDSPLLEGTEYRSGVYQLQFSAGDYYRTRGVQLPEPAFLDVVVLRFGISAEQDHYHVPLLISPYSYSTYRGS; translated from the coding sequence ATGGGACGTTTGACTACTCATGTACTGGATGCGGCCCATGGTTGCCCGGGCAGTGACATCCGCATCGAACTCTATCGGGTCGATGGCGATCGCCTCGAACTCATCACCACCCGCCAGACCAATTCCGATGGCCGCTGCGATTCACCGTTGCTGGAGGGCACCGAATACCGTTCCGGTGTTTATCAGCTGCAGTTCAGCGCCGGGGATTACTACCGAACCCGTGGCGTGCAGCTGCCCGAGCCGGCATTTCTGGATGTGGTCGTGCTGCGCTTCGGCATCAGCGCCGAGCAGGACCACTACCATGTTCCGCTACTGATTTCGCCGTACAGCTACTCCACCTACCGCGGTAGCTGA
- the guaD gene encoding guanine deaminase: protein MPQSKAYRAALLHCLADPREVGIEQSHEYFEDGLLVVEDGKIARIGAATDLLPTLAAGTEVVEYPDALITPGFIDTHIHYPQVGVIGSYGAQLLDWLETYTFPNEGRFSDMAHAREQADLFLAELLRNGTTTALVFGTVHKQSVEAFFEAAEKLGLRMIAGKVLMDRNAPDFLTDTAESGYADSRELIERWHGKGRLHYAVTPRFAPTSTPEQLALAGKLFAEFPDLYMHTHISENKQEIEWVKALFPERSGYLDVYDHHGLIGARSVFAHGVHLCDEECKRLGETGSAVAFCPTSNLFLGSGLFDLAKLESHGVRVGLGTDVGGGTSFSQLQSLNEAYKVLQLQGQKLDAFKALYLATLGGARALYLDEQVGNLQPGKDADFVVLDYKATPLIEYRLSQATTLQERLFALMTLGDDRAVKETYAAGVSVHRKA, encoded by the coding sequence ATGCCCCAATCAAAAGCCTACCGTGCCGCCCTGCTTCACTGCCTCGCCGACCCGCGCGAGGTAGGCATCGAGCAGTCCCATGAGTATTTCGAAGATGGCCTGCTGGTGGTCGAGGACGGCAAGATCGCACGCATCGGTGCCGCCACCGATCTGCTTCCCACCCTGGCAGCCGGCACCGAGGTGGTCGAGTACCCGGATGCGCTGATCACGCCCGGCTTTATCGACACCCATATTCATTACCCGCAGGTCGGTGTGATCGGCTCCTACGGCGCGCAGTTGCTCGATTGGCTGGAGACCTACACGTTTCCCAATGAAGGCCGTTTCAGCGACATGGCGCATGCCCGCGAACAAGCCGACCTGTTTCTCGCCGAGCTGCTGCGCAACGGCACCACCACGGCGCTGGTATTCGGCACGGTGCACAAGCAATCGGTGGAAGCCTTCTTCGAGGCGGCGGAAAAGCTCGGCCTGCGGATGATTGCGGGCAAGGTACTGATGGACCGCAACGCGCCGGACTTTTTGACTGATACGGCAGAGTCCGGCTATGCCGACAGCCGCGAACTGATCGAGCGCTGGCATGGCAAGGGTCGCCTGCATTACGCCGTCACCCCCCGCTTCGCGCCAACCAGCACACCGGAACAGTTGGCCCTGGCGGGCAAGCTGTTCGCCGAGTTCCCCGACCTGTACATGCACACCCACATATCCGAAAACAAGCAGGAGATCGAATGGGTCAAGGCGCTGTTCCCCGAGCGCAGCGGCTATCTGGACGTTTATGACCACCATGGCCTGATTGGCGCCCGCTCGGTGTTCGCTCACGGGGTCCACCTGTGTGACGAGGAGTGCAAGCGTCTGGGCGAAACCGGCTCGGCGGTGGCGTTCTGCCCCACCTCCAACCTGTTCCTCGGCAGCGGCCTGTTCGACCTGGCCAAGTTGGAAAGCCATGGCGTGCGGGTGGGCCTGGGCACCGATGTCGGCGGGGGCACCAGCTTCTCGCAACTGCAAAGCCTCAACGAAGCCTACAAGGTGCTGCAGTTGCAGGGGCAGAAGCTCGACGCGTTCAAGGCCTTGTACCTGGCTACGCTCGGTGGCGCCCGCGCCCTGTACCTGGACGAGCAAGTCGGCAACCTGCAACCGGGCAAGGATGCGGACTTCGTGGTGCTCGACTACAAGGCGACTCCGTTGATCGAATACCGTCTGAGCCAGGCGACGACGCTACAAGAGCGCCTGTTCGCCCTGATGACACTGGGCGACGACCGTGCGGTCAAGGAAACCTACGCCGCCGGTGTCTCGGTACACCGCAAGGCGTGA
- a CDS encoding GntR family transcriptional regulator, translating to MNEQLQPLKKPTRSGKARTGTQDDIVYAHIFDAILEQRLAPGTKLSEEALGEIFGVSRTIIRRALSRLAHEGVVLLRPNRGAVVASPSVEEARQIFFARRMVERAITELAVQHASAEQLAELRKMVADEQDCFARGDRGAGIRLSGEFHLKLAEAAKNAPLVSFQRSLVSQTSLIIAQYESSNRSHCSFDEHNQLIDAIVARDSDKAVSLMMHHMDHIDSKLNLDEDSASDDLHAVFSHVMLAKKKPRTAR from the coding sequence ATGAACGAACAGTTGCAGCCTCTCAAAAAGCCGACACGAAGCGGCAAGGCCCGTACCGGGACACAGGACGACATCGTTTACGCGCACATCTTCGACGCGATCCTGGAGCAGCGCCTCGCACCCGGCACCAAACTCAGCGAAGAAGCCCTGGGCGAAATCTTCGGCGTGAGCCGGACCATCATTCGTCGCGCGCTGTCGCGCCTGGCCCATGAGGGCGTGGTGTTGTTGCGTCCGAACCGGGGCGCGGTCGTCGCAAGTCCCAGTGTCGAGGAGGCCAGGCAGATCTTCTTCGCGCGCCGGATGGTCGAGCGCGCCATCACCGAACTGGCGGTTCAGCACGCCAGTGCCGAGCAGTTGGCGGAGCTGCGCAAGATGGTCGCGGATGAACAGGACTGCTTCGCCCGTGGCGATCGCGGTGCCGGCATTCGCCTGTCCGGCGAGTTTCATCTCAAGCTGGCCGAGGCCGCAAAAAATGCCCCGCTGGTCAGCTTTCAGCGAAGCCTGGTTTCCCAGACCTCGCTGATCATCGCGCAGTACGAAAGCAGCAACCGCTCGCACTGCTCGTTCGATGAGCACAATCAGTTGATCGATGCCATCGTCGCTCGCGACAGCGACAAGGCGGTCAGCCTGATGATGCATCACATGGATCATATCGATAGCAAGCTCAACCTCGACGAAGACAGCGCCTCGGATGACCTGCACGCGGTGTTTTCTCACGTGATGCTGGCGAAGAAAAAGCCACGCACCGCTCGTTGA
- a CDS encoding 8-oxoguanine deaminase produces MTASRIWIKNPLAIFTANDQHASGGLVIEDGIVVELLAAGQSPATPVDSTFDAREHVVLPGLINTHHHFYQTLTRAWAPVVNQPLFPWLKTLYPVWARLTPDRLALASKVALAELLLSGCTTAADHHYLFPDGLENAIDVQIDAVRELGMRAMLTRGSMSLGEADGGLPPQHTVQTAEAILADSERLIGTYHERGAGAQIQIALAPCSPFSVTPDIMRASAELAEHHDVRLHTHLAETLDEEAFCQQRFGLRTVDYLDSVGWLSGRTWLAHGIHFNDDEIERLGAAGTGICHCPSSNMRLASGICPTVALERAGAAIGLGVDGSASNDASNMILEARQALYIQRLRYGAEQITPQRVLGWATRGSARLLGRDDVGELSVGKQADLALFKLDELRFSGSHDPISALLLCGADRADRVMIGGQWRVIDGQVEGLDVAGLIANHSQAARALITG; encoded by the coding sequence ATGACTGCCAGCCGTATCTGGATCAAGAATCCCCTCGCCATTTTCACCGCCAACGACCAGCACGCCTCCGGCGGCCTGGTGATCGAAGACGGCATCGTCGTCGAACTGCTCGCAGCCGGGCAGTCGCCCGCCACGCCCGTAGACAGTACGTTCGATGCCCGCGAGCATGTGGTGCTGCCGGGGCTCATCAACACTCATCACCACTTCTACCAGACCCTTACGCGTGCCTGGGCGCCCGTGGTGAATCAGCCACTGTTCCCCTGGCTGAAGACGCTGTATCCGGTCTGGGCACGCCTGACGCCAGACCGCCTGGCACTGGCCAGCAAGGTTGCGTTGGCCGAACTGCTGCTTTCGGGCTGCACCACCGCCGCCGACCACCACTACCTGTTTCCGGACGGCCTGGAAAATGCCATCGACGTGCAGATCGACGCGGTGCGCGAGCTGGGCATGCGCGCCATGCTCACCCGCGGGTCGATGAGCCTGGGTGAAGCGGATGGCGGTTTGCCGCCCCAGCACACGGTGCAGACGGCAGAGGCGATTCTGGCCGATAGCGAGCGGCTGATCGGCACCTATCACGAGCGGGGTGCCGGCGCGCAGATTCAGATTGCACTCGCGCCCTGCTCGCCCTTTTCGGTCACACCGGACATCATGCGCGCCAGCGCCGAACTGGCCGAGCACCACGATGTACGCCTGCACACGCACCTGGCCGAAACCCTCGACGAGGAAGCCTTCTGCCAGCAGCGCTTCGGCCTGCGCACCGTGGATTACCTGGACAGCGTGGGCTGGTTGTCCGGCCGCACCTGGCTGGCTCACGGCATTCATTTCAACGACGACGAGATCGAGCGCCTGGGCGCCGCCGGGACCGGCATCTGTCACTGTCCCAGCTCCAACATGCGCCTGGCCTCGGGCATCTGCCCGACCGTTGCGCTGGAACGCGCCGGTGCGGCCATTGGCCTGGGCGTGGACGGTTCGGCATCCAACGATGCCTCCAACATGATCCTCGAAGCCCGCCAGGCCTTGTATATCCAGCGCCTGCGTTACGGCGCCGAACAGATCACCCCGCAGCGGGTGCTCGGCTGGGCGACACGCGGTTCGGCACGCCTGCTGGGTCGCGACGACGTTGGCGAACTGAGTGTGGGCAAGCAGGCAGATCTGGCCCTGTTCAAGTTGGACGAACTGCGCTTCTCCGGCAGTCATGATCCGATTTCGGCACTGCTGTTGTGTGGCGCCGACCGTGCCGACCGGGTCATGATCGGCGGACAGTGGCGAGTGATCGACGGGCAGGTCGAGGGGCTCGACGTGGCCGGCCTGATCGCCAACCACAGCCAGGCTGCCCGAGCGTTGATCACGGGCTGA
- a CDS encoding NCS2 family permease gives METTKQEQQSLALQTKNPGWLDRFFKLSAHGTRVKTEMLAGLTTFVTMAYIIFVNPNIMADAGIDHGAAFVATCIGAALGCLLMGLYANWPVGLAPGMGLNAFFTYTVVGEMGYSWQIALGAVFISGVLFMVMSLSRIREWLLNSIPMSLRFAMGAGVGLFLGLIGLKTAGIVVDSPATLLTMGSFSEPTALLAAICFLMIAVLSHRNVFGAILLSMLVVTGIGWALGLVEYNGLVSMPPSLAPTWLAMDIAGALNVAMVSVILAFLFVNMFDTAGTLMGVAHRANLVDDDGKIQNLSRALKADSTSSVVGAFVGCPPVTSYVESASGVAAGGRTGLTAVTVGALFLIAMFFAPLAGMIPAYATAGALIYVAMLMMSGLAHIDWKDHTDTIPAIVTVVMMPLTFSIANGIALGFLTYATLKLLTGQRDKVSISLYVLCVIFIAKFAFL, from the coding sequence GTGGAAACCACAAAGCAGGAACAGCAATCGCTCGCGCTGCAGACGAAGAACCCCGGCTGGCTCGACCGATTCTTCAAACTCAGCGCCCATGGCACCCGCGTCAAAACCGAAATGCTCGCGGGCCTGACGACCTTCGTCACCATGGCCTATATCATTTTCGTCAACCCGAACATCATGGCCGATGCAGGCATCGATCACGGCGCCGCGTTCGTCGCCACCTGCATCGGTGCGGCCTTGGGCTGCCTGCTCATGGGGTTGTATGCCAATTGGCCGGTGGGCCTGGCACCCGGCATGGGCCTCAATGCGTTCTTCACCTATACGGTAGTCGGCGAGATGGGCTACAGCTGGCAGATCGCCCTCGGTGCGGTGTTCATTTCCGGTGTCCTGTTCATGGTCATGAGCCTGTCGCGCATCCGCGAATGGCTGCTCAACAGCATCCCGATGAGTTTGCGTTTTGCGATGGGTGCGGGCGTGGGTCTGTTCCTCGGCCTGATCGGCCTGAAAACGGCCGGTATCGTCGTCGACAGTCCGGCGACCCTGCTGACCATGGGCTCGTTCAGCGAACCGACTGCCTTGCTGGCGGCGATCTGCTTTCTGATGATCGCTGTGCTGAGCCACCGCAACGTATTCGGCGCGATCCTGCTGAGCATGCTGGTCGTCACCGGCATCGGCTGGGCCCTGGGATTGGTCGAATACAATGGCCTGGTCTCGATGCCGCCGAGCCTGGCGCCGACCTGGCTGGCCATGGATATCGCCGGTGCGCTGAACGTGGCGATGGTCAGCGTGATCCTGGCATTCCTGTTCGTGAACATGTTCGATACCGCCGGGACGCTGATGGGCGTTGCGCACCGCGCCAACCTGGTGGATGACGATGGCAAGATCCAGAACCTTTCACGTGCGCTGAAAGCCGACAGTACCTCCAGTGTGGTCGGTGCCTTCGTCGGCTGTCCGCCAGTGACCAGTTATGTCGAAAGCGCGTCGGGCGTCGCCGCGGGCGGTCGTACCGGGCTGACGGCGGTCACCGTTGGCGCGTTGTTCCTGATCGCCATGTTCTTCGCGCCCCTGGCCGGCATGATCCCCGCCTATGCGACCGCGGGCGCACTGATCTACGTCGCGATGCTGATGATGAGCGGGCTGGCGCATATCGACTGGAAGGACCACACCGATACGATTCCGGCCATCGTCACGGTGGTCATGATGCCGCTGACCTTTTCCATCGCCAACGGCATCGCGCTGGGCTTTCTGACCTACGCGACACTCAAACTGCTGACCGGTCAGCGCGACAAGGTTTCGATCAGCCTCTATGTGCTGTGCGTCATCTTCATCGCCAAGTTCGCCTTCCTTTAA
- the xdhC gene encoding xanthine dehydrogenase accessory protein XdhC, producing the protein MSNTVWIEALADLQQQGEPCVLVTIIEERGSTPRNAGSKMVVSRERLYDTIGGGHLEYKAQQIARQMLENRSRETRLERFSLGASLGQCCGGATVLLFEPMGQPQAHIAVFGAGHVGRALVPLLASLPCKVRWIDSRASEFPAQIPAGVDRVVNDEVVDEVAAMPAGSYFIVMTHNHSLDLELSAAILARNDFTYYGLIGSKSKRAKFEHRLRDRGVQPETLQRMRCPMGIAEVKGKLPVEIAVSIAGEVIATYNAHFGEKNGEKTRDGEKPVPMLVPASRRSQNG; encoded by the coding sequence ATGAGCAACACGGTCTGGATCGAAGCGCTCGCCGACCTGCAGCAACAGGGCGAACCCTGTGTGCTGGTGACCATCATCGAGGAGCGCGGCTCGACGCCGCGCAATGCGGGTTCGAAAATGGTCGTCAGCCGCGAGCGCCTGTATGACACCATCGGCGGCGGCCACCTGGAATACAAGGCGCAGCAGATTGCCCGCCAGATGCTGGAGAACCGCAGCCGCGAGACCCGCCTGGAGCGCTTCTCCCTCGGTGCGAGCCTGGGACAATGCTGCGGTGGCGCGACCGTGCTGCTGTTCGAACCCATGGGCCAGCCGCAGGCGCACATCGCCGTGTTCGGCGCCGGCCATGTCGGGCGCGCGCTGGTGCCGCTGCTCGCCAGCCTGCCCTGCAAGGTGCGCTGGATCGACTCGCGCGCAAGCGAATTCCCCGCGCAGATTCCCGCCGGGGTGGACAGGGTCGTCAATGACGAGGTAGTCGATGAAGTGGCCGCCATGCCGGCCGGCAGTTACTTCATCGTCATGACGCACAATCACTCACTCGACCTGGAACTGAGCGCGGCCATCCTTGCGCGCAATGATTTCACGTATTACGGGCTGATCGGCTCGAAGAGCAAACGCGCCAAGTTCGAGCACCGCCTGCGTGACCGAGGTGTGCAACCCGAAACGCTACAACGCATGCGCTGCCCGATGGGCATCGCCGAGGTAAAAGGCAAGCTGCCGGTCGAAATTGCCGTGTCCATCGCCGGGGAAGTGATCGCCACCTACAACGCCCATTTCGGTGAAAAGAACGGCGAGAAGACCCGCGACGGCGAAAAACCGGTGCCCATGCTGGTGCCCGCCTCGCGTCGCTCGCAGAACGGCTGA
- a CDS encoding LysE family translocator has translation MSLETWLLFASAALVVILIPGPLSLLMISNSLNYGLRRSWPAFIGGVSASICLLSASALGLGALLLASEQVFSILKIIGAFYLFYLAWQSWQESRRPASGPSVATPEVSPRFRQLFWRAFGLGASNPKDILFFAAFLPQFLSADRPFMPQLLMMILTWAVLDLCCKLAYGLGAHGAARYLRTGKGQVWFNRTSAALFGGAGAASLMSR, from the coding sequence ATGAGTCTGGAAACCTGGTTGTTATTTGCGAGCGCGGCGCTGGTGGTGATTCTGATCCCTGGCCCGCTGTCGCTGCTGATGATCAGCAACAGCCTCAACTACGGGCTGCGACGCTCCTGGCCGGCATTCATCGGCGGGGTGAGCGCCTCGATCTGTCTGCTCAGCGCTTCGGCGCTGGGACTTGGCGCGTTGCTGCTGGCATCGGAGCAGGTCTTCAGCATTCTGAAAATCATCGGCGCCTTCTATCTTTTCTACCTGGCCTGGCAGAGCTGGCAGGAATCGCGCCGCCCCGCCAGCGGGCCCAGCGTGGCGACACCCGAAGTCAGCCCGCGCTTTCGCCAGTTGTTCTGGCGCGCCTTTGGACTGGGCGCGAGCAATCCCAAGGACATTCTGTTTTTTGCGGCGTTTCTGCCGCAGTTTCTCAGTGCCGATCGGCCCTTCATGCCGCAGTTGCTGATGATGATCCTGACCTGGGCGGTGCTGGACCTGTGTTGCAAGCTGGCCTACGGACTCGGGGCGCACGGTGCGGCGCGCTACCTGCGCACCGGCAAGGGGCAGGTCTGGTTCAACCGCACCAGCGCGGCGCTGTTTGGCGGCGCGGGAGCCGCTTCCCTGATGAGCCGGTGA
- the xdhB gene encoding xanthine dehydrogenase molybdopterin binding subunit: MHKPTRSQAELAALFTQDLVTGVGRSVKHDSAPKHVTGEAVYVDDRLEFPNQLHVYARMSDRAHARILRIDTAPCYAVPGVAIAITAADVPGQLDIGAVMPGDPLLADGKVEFVGQPVIAVAADSLETARKAAMAAIIEYEDLEPVLDVVDALRKKHFVLDSHTHKRGDSSAALATAPRRLQGSLHIGGQEHFYLETQVSSVMPTEDGGMIVYTSTQNPTEVQKLVAEVLGVSMNRIVIDMRRMGGGFGGKETQAAGPACLCAVIAHLTGRPTKMRLPRMEDMTMTGKRHPFYVEYDVGFDDDGLLHGIEINLAGNCGYSPDLSGSIVDRAMFHSDNAYYLGDATINGHRCKTHLASNTAYRGFGGPQGMVAIEEIMDTVARELGKDPLEVRKRNYYGKTERNVTPYYQTVEHNMLEEMTAELEASSEYARRRAEIRAFNATSPILKKGLSLTPVKFGISFTASFLNQAGALVHVYTDGSIHLNHGGTEMGQGLNTKVAQVVAEVFQVDIDRIQITATNTDKVPNTSPTAASSGADLNGKAAQNAAQTIKQRLIEFAARHYQVTEEDVEFNNGQVRIRDQYVSFDELIQQAYFGQVSLSSTGFYRTPKIYYDRSQARGRPFYYFAYGAACSEVIVDTLTGEYKMLRSDILHDVGASLNPAIDIGQVEGGFVQGMGWLTTEELVWNDKGKLMTNGPASYKVPAVADMPLDLRVKLVENRKNPEDTVFHSKAVGEPPFMLGISVWCAIKDAVASLADYKAQPKIDAPATPERVLWGVEQMRKLKRTTAATAAETTPA, from the coding sequence ATGCATAAGCCCACTCGATCACAAGCGGAACTGGCCGCCCTGTTCACTCAGGATCTGGTCACCGGCGTGGGTCGCAGCGTCAAGCATGACAGCGCGCCCAAGCACGTCACCGGCGAAGCGGTGTATGTCGACGACCGGCTGGAATTCCCGAACCAGCTGCATGTGTATGCGCGTATGAGTGACCGCGCGCACGCCCGCATCCTGCGCATCGATACGGCGCCCTGCTATGCGGTGCCGGGCGTCGCCATCGCCATTACCGCCGCGGATGTGCCGGGCCAGCTGGACATTGGCGCGGTGATGCCCGGCGACCCGCTGCTGGCTGACGGCAAGGTGGAGTTCGTCGGCCAACCGGTGATTGCCGTCGCGGCCGACAGCCTTGAAACCGCGCGCAAGGCCGCCATGGCCGCGATCATCGAATACGAAGACCTTGAGCCGGTGCTCGATGTGGTCGATGCGCTGCGCAAGAAGCATTTCGTGCTCGACAGTCACACCCACAAGCGCGGCGACTCCAGTGCGGCGCTGGCGACCGCGCCACGACGTCTGCAGGGCAGCCTGCACATTGGCGGGCAGGAACACTTCTACCTGGAAACGCAGGTTTCCTCGGTGATGCCCACCGAAGACGGCGGCATGATCGTCTACACCTCGACGCAGAACCCCACCGAGGTACAGAAGCTGGTCGCCGAGGTGCTCGGTGTCTCGATGAACAGGATCGTCATCGACATGCGTCGCATGGGCGGCGGCTTCGGTGGCAAGGAAACCCAGGCGGCAGGGCCGGCGTGCCTGTGCGCAGTGATCGCGCATCTCACCGGTCGTCCGACCAAGATGCGACTGCCGCGCATGGAAGACATGACCATGACCGGCAAGCGCCACCCCTTCTACGTCGAATACGACGTCGGCTTCGATGACGACGGCCTGCTGCACGGCATCGAGATCAACCTGGCCGGCAACTGCGGCTACTCACCGGACCTCTCCGGCTCCATCGTCGACCGCGCCATGTTCCACTCCGATAACGCCTATTACCTGGGCGACGCCACCATCAACGGCCATCGCTGCAAGACCCACCTGGCCTCCAACACCGCCTATCGCGGCTTCGGCGGCCCGCAGGGCATGGTCGCCATCGAGGAGATCATGGACACCGTCGCGCGTGAGCTGGGCAAGGACCCTCTCGAGGTGCGCAAACGCAACTACTACGGCAAGACCGAGCGCAACGTCACGCCCTACTACCAGACCGTCGAGCACAACATGCTCGAGGAGATGACCGCCGAGCTTGAAGCCAGCAGCGAATATGCCCGCCGCCGGGCGGAAATCCGTGCCTTCAACGCAACGAGTCCGATCCTCAAGAAAGGCCTGTCGCTGACCCCGGTCAAATTCGGCATCAGCTTCACCGCCAGCTTCCTCAACCAGGCCGGTGCGCTGGTGCACGTCTACACCGATGGCAGCATCCACCTCAACCACGGCGGCACCGAGATGGGTCAGGGCCTGAATACCAAGGTTGCGCAGGTAGTGGCCGAAGTGTTCCAGGTCGATATCGACCGTATCCAGATCACTGCGACCAACACCGACAAAGTGCCGAACACCTCGCCGACCGCCGCATCGAGCGGTGCGGACCTCAACGGCAAGGCCGCGCAGAACGCGGCGCAGACCATCAAGCAGCGGCTGATCGAGTTCGCCGCGCGGCACTATCAGGTCACCGAAGAAGATGTCGAGTTCAACAACGGCCAGGTGCGCATCCGCGATCAGTACGTCTCGTTCGACGAACTCATCCAGCAGGCCTATTTCGGCCAGGTTTCGCTGTCGTCCACCGGCTTCTATCGCACACCGAAGATCTACTACGACCGGAGCCAGGCGCGGGGCCGTCCGTTCTATTACTTCGCTTATGGCGCCGCCTGTTCGGAGGTAATCGTCGATACCCTGACCGGCGAGTACAAGATGTTGCGCAGCGACATCCTCCATGACGTCGGCGCCTCGCTGAACCCGGCCATCGACATAGGCCAGGTGGAAGGCGGCTTCGTCCAGGGCATGGGCTGGCTGACCACCGAAGAGCTGGTGTGGAACGACAAAGGCAAGCTGATGACCAACGGACCGGCGAGCTACAAGGTGCCGGCAGTGGCCGACATGCCGCTCGATCTGCGCGTCAAGCTGGTCGAGAACCGCAAGAATCCGGAAGACACGGTGTTCCACTCCAAAGCCGTCGGCGAGCCACCGTTCATGCTGGGAATATCCGTCTGGTGCGCGATCAAGGACGCCGTCGCCAGCCTGGCCGACTACAAGGCCCAGCCGAAGATCGACGCCCCGGCCACGCCCGAGCGTGTGCTGTGGGGGGTCGAGCAGATGCGCAAGCTGAAGCGGACCACGGCTGCAACGGCGGCAGAAACCACGCCAGCCTGA